Proteins from a genomic interval of Gaiellales bacterium:
- the sufB gene encoding Fe-S cluster assembly protein SufB encodes IAEHKKEPEWMRKFRHRSLDYFFARPMPQWGGNLNEIDFENIYYYIKPTEKQADSWEDLPAEIKDTWDKLGIPEAEKNYLAGVGAQYESEVVYHKLQEHLTAQGVIFLDMDTALREHEDIVKQHMGTIIPQNDNKFAALNSAVWSGGSFIYVPPGVKIEMPLQAYFRINAENMGQFERTLIIVDEGAYVHYVEGCTAPIYSTDSLHSAVVEIHVAEGGRCRYTTIQNWSTNVYNLVTKRAVAERNATMEWVDGNLGSQITMKYPAVILNGEGAHGEVLSIAFAGKGQHQDAGGKITHAAPNTSSVITSKSISKDGGRSSYRGLLQVNEGAVGSKSKVVCDALIIDEDSRTDTYPYINIDENDVDIGHEATVSKIGEEQLFYLMSRGLSEEEAAAMIVSGFVEPITKELPLEYAVELNRLIQLQMEGSVG; translated from the coding sequence CGATCGCCGAGCACAAGAAGGAGCCGGAGTGGATGCGCAAGTTCCGGCACCGCTCGCTCGACTACTTCTTCGCGCGGCCGATGCCGCAGTGGGGCGGGAACCTGAACGAGATCGACTTCGAGAACATCTACTACTACATCAAGCCGACCGAGAAGCAGGCCGACTCGTGGGAGGACCTGCCCGCCGAGATCAAGGACACCTGGGACAAGCTCGGGATCCCCGAGGCCGAGAAGAACTACCTGGCCGGCGTCGGCGCGCAGTACGAGTCCGAGGTCGTGTACCACAAGCTCCAGGAGCACCTGACCGCGCAGGGCGTGATCTTCCTGGACATGGACACGGCGCTGCGCGAGCACGAGGACATCGTCAAGCAGCACATGGGGACGATCATCCCGCAGAACGACAACAAGTTCGCGGCGCTGAACTCCGCGGTCTGGTCGGGCGGCTCGTTCATCTACGTGCCGCCGGGCGTGAAGATCGAGATGCCGCTCCAGGCCTACTTCCGCATCAACGCCGAGAACATGGGTCAGTTCGAGCGCACGCTGATCATCGTCGACGAGGGCGCGTACGTGCACTACGTCGAGGGCTGCACGGCGCCGATCTACTCGACCGATTCGCTGCACTCGGCCGTGGTCGAGATCCACGTCGCCGAGGGCGGGCGGTGCCGCTACACGACCATCCAGAACTGGTCGACGAACGTCTACAACCTCGTCACCAAGCGCGCCGTCGCCGAGCGGAACGCCACCATGGAGTGGGTCGACGGCAACCTCGGCTCGCAGATCACCATGAAGTATCCGGCCGTGATCCTGAATGGTGAGGGCGCCCACGGCGAGGTGCTGTCGATCGCATTCGCCGGCAAGGGCCAGCACCAGGACGCGGGCGGAAAGATCACGCATGCCGCGCCCAACACCAGCTCGGTCATCACGTCCAAGTCGATCTCGAAGGACGGCGGGCGAAGCTCGTACCGCGGTCTGCTGCAGGTCAACGAGGGCGCGGTCGGCTCGAAGTCCAAGGTGGTCTGCGACGCGCTGATCATCGACGAGGACAGCCGCACCGACACCTATCCGTACATCAACATCGACGAGAACGACGTCGACATCGGGCACGAGGCGACCGTCTCGAAGATCGGTGAGGAGCAGCTGTTCTACCTGATGAGCCGCGGGCTGTCCGAGGAGGAGGCCGCCGCGATGATCGTCTCTGGCTTCGTCGAGCCGATCACCAAGGAGCTGCCGCTCGAGTATGCGGTCGAGCTGAACCGGCTGATCCAGCTGCAGATGGAGGGCTCAGTCGGATGA
- the sufD gene encoding Fe-S cluster assembly protein SufD: MTRTVSEPAWLAGRRAAARERYAELPVPTNREEAWRYTSLRGFDPDVYEVQDAGLQLTEAELPEGVVFGSLAELAAERPELVERHYGTVVGSDEKFAAGNGSAWLDGAFLYVPENVEVTTPLLATMQVAGDGQALVHRTLVVLERNARATFAEDYSSTAAGYVNTVVELVVGDGARLEYVTTQRHHPGTRQFGTHRATIGRDGEIDWVVLGLGGTRAKSRIESYLAAPGATAKVTGAYFLTGSEHADFDTTQEHAAPNTTSDLFFKGVLADHARAVWRGVIRVDKGAQKTDAYQENRNLLLSHDARADSIPGLEIEANDVRCTHGATIGQIDKLQLFYLMSRGLTRGDAEQLIVRGFFQPILDRINSGEVRDTLTAELEARMASSAGR, from the coding sequence ATGACCCGGACGGTGTCCGAGCCCGCCTGGCTGGCCGGCCGGCGGGCGGCGGCGCGTGAGCGCTACGCCGAGCTGCCGGTTCCGACCAATCGGGAGGAGGCGTGGCGCTACACCAGCCTGCGGGGGTTCGACCCGGACGTGTACGAGGTGCAGGATGCCGGGCTCCAGCTGACCGAGGCGGAGCTTCCCGAAGGCGTCGTGTTCGGCAGCCTTGCGGAGCTGGCGGCCGAACGCCCGGAGCTGGTCGAGCGGCACTACGGCACGGTCGTCGGCTCGGACGAGAAGTTCGCGGCTGGCAATGGATCAGCCTGGCTGGACGGCGCGTTCCTGTACGTGCCGGAGAACGTCGAGGTGACCACTCCGCTGCTGGCGACCATGCAGGTGGCCGGCGATGGGCAGGCGCTCGTTCACCGCACGCTGGTCGTGCTCGAGCGAAATGCACGCGCGACGTTCGCGGAGGACTACTCCTCGACGGCCGCCGGCTACGTGAACACGGTGGTCGAGCTCGTCGTCGGCGACGGCGCCCGGCTGGAGTACGTGACCACCCAGCGGCATCACCCCGGGACGCGCCAGTTCGGCACGCACAGAGCGACGATTGGGCGTGACGGCGAGATCGACTGGGTGGTGCTCGGCCTCGGCGGCACGCGGGCGAAGTCGCGGATCGAGAGCTACCTGGCCGCGCCGGGGGCGACGGCGAAGGTGACCGGCGCGTACTTCCTCACGGGCAGCGAGCATGCCGACTTCGACACGACGCAGGAGCACGCCGCCCCGAACACGACATCGGATCTGTTCTTCAAGGGTGTGCTGGCCGATCACGCGCGCGCCGTGTGGCGAGGCGTCATCCGGGTCGACAAGGGCGCACAGAAGACGGATGCCTATCAGGAGAACCGCAACCTCCTGCTGTCGCATGACGCCCGTGCCGACTCGATTCCCGGTCTCGAGATCGAGGCCAACGACGTGCGGTGCACCCACGGCGCGACCATCGGCCAGATCGACAAGCTGCAGCTGTTCTACCTGATGAGCCGCGGGCTCACACGTGGCGACGCCGAGCAGCTGATCGTGCGCGGCTTCTTCCAGCCGATTCTCGACCGGATCAACTCCGGCGAGGTGCGCGACACGCTGACCGCAGAGCTGGAGGCTCGGATGGCCTCGAGCGCGGGGCGCTGA
- a CDS encoding amidohydrolase family protein, with protein sequence MVAPLADELAHLRPGGAEVIDVHTHLGLDEDGMSLDPAGLIAMLDAADAGRAVTFPLHDPERDPAYRVPNDRVLAWAAESGGRLIPLCRLDPQQSPVAEAERCLAKGARGIKLHPRAQAFGLTGLCEPIFALAEEAGVPILIHAGRGLPEAFGRELVELGQRHPGAPLIMAHVGVADQGTLADGLRGHPAAVFDTSWMNVLDTMALFARVPAERIVFGSDPPYGRTFVGLFLILRVLACLGVDADTRRHVVGDGTARLLAGEPLAAPSAPRAAQQLHLDAKLARLHANLMLVLGAVLAGAPDRARDMVWLSQMTCRDPDPGPAGAALERIAPLLDACHAALLEHPDQPRLAGPPLVLAMAIAATEVSQSADPR encoded by the coding sequence GTGGTCGCGCCGCTCGCAGACGAGCTCGCGCACCTGCGCCCCGGCGGAGCGGAGGTGATCGACGTCCACACGCACCTGGGCCTGGACGAGGACGGGATGTCGCTCGACCCGGCCGGGCTGATCGCAATGCTCGACGCGGCCGATGCCGGGAGGGCCGTCACGTTCCCGCTCCACGACCCCGAGCGCGATCCCGCCTACCGTGTCCCGAACGACCGCGTGCTGGCGTGGGCTGCCGAGAGCGGCGGGCGGTTGATCCCGCTGTGCCGGCTCGACCCCCAGCAGAGCCCGGTGGCCGAGGCGGAGCGATGCCTCGCGAAGGGTGCCCGGGGCATCAAGCTGCACCCTCGGGCCCAGGCGTTCGGGCTCACGGGACTGTGCGAGCCGATCTTCGCGCTCGCCGAAGAGGCCGGCGTCCCCATTCTGATTCACGCCGGCCGTGGCCTTCCGGAGGCATTCGGCCGCGAGCTGGTGGAGCTCGGCCAGCGCCACCCCGGGGCGCCGTTGATCATGGCGCACGTCGGCGTGGCCGACCAGGGAACGCTCGCCGACGGGCTGCGCGGCCATCCCGCCGCGGTGTTCGACACCTCGTGGATGAACGTGCTGGACACCATGGCGCTGTTCGCGCGCGTGCCGGCCGAGCGAATCGTGTTCGGCTCGGATCCACCGTACGGGCGGACGTTCGTCGGCCTCTTCCTGATCCTCCGCGTGCTCGCGTGCCTGGGCGTGGACGCGGACACGCGGCGCCATGTCGTCGGCGACGGAACGGCGCGGCTGCTTGCCGGAGAGCCGCTGGCCGCGCCGTCTGCGCCGCGCGCGGCGCAGCAGCTGCACCTGGACGCGAAGCTCGCACGCCTGCACGCCAACCTGATGCTCGTGCTCGGAGCGGTGCTGGCCGGGGCGCCGGACCGCGCCCGGGACATGGTGTGGCTGTCGCAGATGACGTGCCGCGACCCCGATCCCGGTCCGGCCGGTGCCGCGCTCGAGCGGATCGCCCCGCTGCTCGACGCCTGCCACGCCGCCCTGCTCGAGCATCCCGACCAGCCGCGGCTGGCGGGTCCGCCGCTCGTGCTGGCGATGGCGATCGCGGCCACCGAGGTGTCGCAGTCCGCCGACCCCCGATGA
- a CDS encoding cysteine desulfurase — protein sequence MAVTEFTTPLDLEAIRADFPILKTTVNGKRLVFLDSAASSQKPRQVIDTLVDVYETSYANVHRGVYHLGAVATERYEGARDIMARFVNASSRSEVVFVREATEALNLVAYAYGRTFVKEGDAIVATEMEHHSNLVPWQYLAQQTGATLHYLRMTDDGRLDPESLHRLDDVENVKLVTAGHVSNSLGTINDIPALADWAHARDAVLVVDGAQAAPHRPVDVRALGCDFYAISGHKMCGPGAGILWGREELLDRMPPFLTGGEMIRTVQLERTTWNDLPWKFEAGTPAIAESIALGAAAEYLQGIGLEAIEAHEHALVAYAYEVLEGIDGVTQYGPKPPDRAGILSFNVGDIHPHDVAQVLDAEGIAVRAGHHCTQPLMRRFDLTATTRASVYLYNGRDDVDALAEGIDKVKRTFGV from the coding sequence ATGGCCGTCACCGAGTTCACCACACCGCTCGATCTGGAAGCGATCCGTGCCGACTTCCCGATCCTGAAGACGACCGTGAACGGCAAGCGGCTGGTGTTCCTCGACTCGGCCGCGTCCAGCCAGAAGCCGCGTCAGGTGATCGACACGCTCGTCGACGTCTACGAAACCTCGTACGCGAACGTCCACCGCGGGGTGTACCACCTCGGCGCGGTTGCCACGGAGCGCTACGAGGGGGCCCGCGACATCATGGCGCGGTTCGTCAACGCGTCCAGCCGCAGCGAGGTGGTGTTCGTGCGCGAGGCGACCGAGGCGTTGAACCTGGTCGCCTACGCCTACGGCCGGACGTTCGTCAAGGAGGGCGACGCGATCGTCGCCACCGAGATGGAGCACCACTCGAACCTGGTGCCATGGCAGTACCTCGCACAGCAGACCGGCGCGACGCTCCACTACCTGCGCATGACCGACGACGGACGGCTCGATCCCGAGTCGCTCCATCGGCTGGACGACGTCGAGAACGTCAAGCTGGTCACCGCTGGCCACGTCTCGAACTCGCTGGGCACGATCAACGACATCCCCGCGCTCGCCGACTGGGCGCACGCGCGCGATGCGGTGCTCGTCGTCGACGGCGCGCAGGCGGCGCCGCACCGGCCGGTCGACGTCCGGGCGCTCGGCTGCGACTTCTACGCGATCTCCGGCCACAAGATGTGCGGCCCGGGCGCGGGCATCCTGTGGGGGCGTGAGGAGCTGCTCGACCGCATGCCGCCGTTCCTGACCGGCGGCGAGATGATCCGCACCGTCCAGCTCGAGCGCACGACGTGGAACGACCTGCCATGGAAGTTCGAGGCCGGTACGCCGGCGATCGCCGAGTCGATCGCGCTCGGCGCCGCTGCCGAGTATCTCCAGGGCATCGGGCTCGAGGCGATCGAGGCGCACGAGCATGCGCTGGTCGCGTACGCGTACGAGGTGCTCGAGGGCATCGACGGCGTCACGCAGTACGGGCCCAAGCCGCCCGACCGGGCCGGCATCCTCAGCTTCAACGTCGGCGACATCCACCCCCACGACGTGGCCCAGGTGCTCGACGCCGAGGGCATCGCCGTCCGGGCCGGCCACCACTGCACCCAGCCGCTGATGCGGCGCTTCGATCTGACCGCCACCACACGCGCCAGTGTGTACCTCTACAACGGGCGCGACGACGTCGACGCGCTCGCCGAGGGCATCGACAAGGTCAAGCGCACCTTCGGCGTCTGA
- a CDS encoding SUF system NifU family Fe-S cluster assembly protein, with protein MDDFYRENILDHYKNPRNHGHVEHPTATAEGVNPLCGDELAVELEVQDGVVTDIRYNGRGCAISQAAASMLSDVVKGKRVEDLAGIGKEDVLEELGIPLTPIRLKCAMLSVGVLKVALSELTGDALPDEWADPSTGIEWKSA; from the coding sequence ATGGACGACTTCTACCGAGAGAACATTCTCGACCATTACAAGAACCCGCGGAACCACGGCCACGTCGAGCACCCGACGGCGACCGCCGAGGGCGTCAACCCGCTCTGCGGTGACGAGCTTGCGGTGGAGCTGGAGGTGCAGGACGGCGTCGTCACCGACATCCGCTACAACGGCCGCGGCTGCGCGATCAGCCAGGCGGCCGCGTCGATGCTGTCCGACGTCGTCAAGGGCAAGCGCGTCGAGGACCTCGCCGGCATCGGCAAGGAAGACGTGCTCGAGGAGCTCGGAATCCCGCTCACCCCGATCCGGCTGAAGTGCGCGATGCTGTCGGTCGGCGTGCTCAAGGTCGCTCTCAGCGAGCTGACCGGAGATGCGCTGCCCGACGAGTGGGCCGACCCCTCCACCGGGATCGAGTGGAAGTCCGCGTAG
- a CDS encoding non-heme iron oxygenase ferredoxin subunit, which translates to MEVRVAAEGEIPDGGVKIVQAGSLFLGVYLIDGAYYAIEDRCSHDDGPLCEGDREGFCVECPRHGARFDLRTGDALSLPATQGVDVYPVSVRGGEVFVDA; encoded by the coding sequence GTGGAAGTCCGCGTAGCCGCCGAGGGGGAGATCCCCGACGGTGGCGTCAAGATCGTCCAGGCAGGCTCGCTGTTCCTCGGCGTCTACCTGATCGACGGCGCGTACTACGCCATCGAGGACCGGTGCAGCCACGACGACGGCCCGCTCTGCGAGGGCGACCGCGAGGGCTTCTGCGTCGAGTGTCCACGCCACGGGGCGAGGTTCGATCTCCGCACCGGCGATGCGTTGTCGCTCCCGGCAACCCAGGGCGTCGACGTCTATCCGGTCTCCGTTCGCGGCGGCGAGGTCTTCGTCGACGCTTGA
- a CDS encoding metal-dependent transcriptional regulator: MESLSEATQEYLESIYWLYEAGIERTQANLARALQVSQPSASEMLKRMVDDGLVRRDEQKLIHFTDRGREVAERIVARHRLVEAYLVKVMGIPWDDVHEEAHAMEHSISPRLEAKMLEMIGDVKTCPHGHPIGDYPREPGEPLPAVPSGSTVVVLRLENEAEEMLHYMKRSSIEPGFRYTVGERRGEGDEAETELVAESGDSAWVQDALARTVSVRVEERGDGAVSALGAAAAELQLVGPDRWGM, encoded by the coding sequence ATGGAGTCGCTGTCCGAGGCCACGCAGGAGTACCTCGAGAGCATCTACTGGCTCTATGAGGCGGGCATCGAACGGACGCAGGCCAACCTCGCCCGCGCGCTCCAGGTCTCACAGCCCTCGGCGAGCGAGATGCTCAAGCGGATGGTCGACGACGGGCTGGTCAGGCGCGACGAGCAGAAGCTGATCCACTTCACGGATCGCGGCCGCGAGGTGGCGGAGCGGATCGTCGCGCGCCACCGGTTGGTGGAGGCGTATCTGGTGAAGGTGATGGGGATCCCGTGGGACGACGTCCACGAGGAGGCGCATGCGATGGAGCACTCCATCTCCCCGCGCCTCGAGGCGAAGATGCTCGAGATGATCGGCGACGTCAAGACGTGCCCGCACGGCCATCCCATCGGCGACTATCCACGCGAGCCTGGCGAACCGCTGCCGGCGGTTCCGAGTGGCAGCACGGTGGTCGTCCTGCGGCTCGAGAACGAGGCCGAGGAGATGCTGCACTACATGAAGCGCAGCAGCATCGAGCCGGGATTCCGGTACACCGTCGGCGAGCGGCGCGGCGAGGGCGACGAGGCCGAAACGGAGCTCGTTGCCGAATCAGGCGACAGTGCCTGGGTGCAGGACGCGCTCGCCCGGACGGTGTCCGTACGGGTGGAGGAGCGCGGCGACGGCGCGGTGTCGGCGCTCGGCGCGGCGGCTGCGGAGCTGCAGCTGGTCGGGCCGGACCGCTGGGGGATGTAG
- a CDS encoding complex I NDUFA9 subunit family protein, whose protein sequence is MKVLVTGGSGYVGREVVASLVSAGHDVRALVRRPHATPSSGVEHVEGDVTDAGSFISAAAGCEAIVHLVAILDGSDAEFHAVNAGGPRNAVEAAKANGIRRILHMSALGVSEEHAPLTRYWGTKYEGKRAVMESGLDWTAMEPSFVFGRNGGALKAFESLIKLPVAPVIGNGRYRHQPVWVGDVATAFVRALERPETAGAVIPLGGPQAFTFDELLDELARVTGRAPRRKLHAPAGLVKAQTVVLRHLPPPLKVTKEQIVMLLAGTECELGAMRSQLGIEPASIAEAYTR, encoded by the coding sequence GTGAAGGTCCTCGTCACGGGCGGCAGCGGATACGTCGGCCGCGAGGTGGTGGCGTCCCTCGTCTCCGCCGGACACGATGTCCGCGCGCTGGTGCGTCGCCCGCACGCAACGCCATCGAGCGGCGTGGAGCACGTGGAAGGCGACGTCACCGACGCGGGGTCGTTCATATCGGCGGCAGCCGGGTGCGAGGCGATCGTCCACCTGGTCGCCATCCTGGACGGGTCGGATGCGGAGTTCCACGCGGTCAACGCGGGCGGGCCGCGAAACGCGGTGGAGGCCGCGAAGGCGAACGGGATCCGTCGGATCCTCCACATGAGCGCGCTCGGCGTCAGTGAGGAGCATGCGCCGCTGACGCGCTACTGGGGGACGAAGTACGAGGGCAAGCGCGCGGTCATGGAGAGCGGCCTCGACTGGACGGCGATGGAGCCGAGCTTCGTGTTCGGCCGCAACGGCGGCGCGCTGAAGGCATTCGAGAGCCTGATCAAGCTGCCGGTCGCCCCGGTGATCGGGAACGGCCGCTACCGCCACCAGCCGGTCTGGGTGGGCGACGTGGCAACCGCGTTCGTGCGCGCGCTGGAGCGGCCCGAGACGGCCGGCGCGGTGATACCGCTGGGCGGGCCGCAGGCGTTCACCTTCGACGAGCTGCTGGACGAGCTGGCGCGGGTGACGGGCCGGGCGCCGCGGCGGAAGCTGCACGCGCCGGCCGGGCTGGTGAAGGCCCAGACCGTCGTGCTGCGACACCTCCCGCCGCCGCTGAAGGTGACGAAGGAGCAGATCGTGATGCTGCTCGCCGGGACGGAGTGCGAGCTCGGCGCCATGCGGTCGCAGCTCGGGATCGAGCCCGCCTCGATCGCCGAGGCGTACACCCGCTGA
- the dcd gene encoding dCTP deaminase translates to MVLSDHSIREEIAAGRLVIDPFDDAMVQPCSVDVTVGDSFRVFRNARYPYIDVKREMEDLTELVRVGPDEPFILHPGEFVLGVVAQRVALPDDIVATLDGKSSLGRLGLVVHQTAGVIDAGFDGHITLELANVANLPITVYPGMRIAQLSFMTLTTPADNPYGSGTLGSKYQGQAEPTPSRYYLNFAERP, encoded by the coding sequence ATGGTGCTCTCCGACCACTCGATCCGCGAGGAGATCGCAGCCGGCAGGCTGGTGATCGACCCGTTCGACGACGCGATGGTGCAGCCGTGCAGCGTCGACGTAACGGTCGGGGACAGCTTCCGGGTGTTCCGAAACGCCCGGTATCCCTATATCGACGTAAAGCGGGAGATGGAGGACCTCACGGAGCTCGTGCGCGTCGGTCCCGACGAGCCCTTCATCCTGCACCCCGGCGAGTTCGTGCTCGGCGTCGTGGCACAACGCGTCGCGCTGCCCGACGACATCGTCGCGACGCTCGACGGCAAGAGCTCGCTCGGCCGGCTGGGGCTGGTCGTGCACCAGACGGCGGGCGTGATCGACGCCGGGTTCGACGGCCACATCACGCTCGAGCTGGCGAACGTCGCGAACCTGCCGATCACCGTCTACCCCGGCATGCGGATCGCCCAGCTCAGCTTCATGACGCTGACGACGCCCGCCGACAACCCGTACGGCTCGGGCACGCTGGGCAGCAAGTACCAGGGACAGGCGGAGCCGACACCAAGCCGCTACTACCTCAACTTCGCCGAGCGCCCGTGA
- the gabT gene encoding 4-aminobutyrate--2-oxoglutarate transaminase — MAKTIDLRTEVPGPTSRVILARKERVIADAKSIYLPIVIDHAHGAAVTDVDGNTFLDWTGGIGCLNVGHTNEAVSAALHAQVDRFLHTDFTMVPYESYIELAERLLDRTPIAGPKKAAFFNSGAEAVENAVKFAKLATGRSAVICFDRAFHGRTQMAMSLTSKQHPYKAGLGPFVPEVYRAPYPYPYRDDVADPAEHALDALRDMFVTHVAAENVAAIIFEPVQGEGGFVVPPAEWVQGLRQIADEHGIVLIADEVQSGMGRTGRMFAIEHFGVEPDLITIAKSMAAGVPISGVLGKAAVIDAAGDSTIGGTYVGSPLGCVAGIAVLDEIEQRDLLGRGRAIGERMRARFEAVQARHPRLGDVRGLGPMLAVEFVRDPATRTPTPEVATAVAEAAMHRGLLILKAGIYGNCLRVLVSLVATDAQIDESLDVFDEAVDSVLAETPAMRATGR, encoded by the coding sequence ATGGCGAAGACGATCGACCTGCGCACCGAGGTGCCCGGGCCCACGTCGCGCGTGATCCTGGCCCGCAAGGAGCGGGTGATCGCCGATGCGAAGAGCATCTACCTGCCGATCGTGATCGACCACGCCCACGGCGCGGCGGTCACCGACGTCGACGGGAACACCTTCCTCGACTGGACGGGCGGGATCGGCTGCCTCAACGTCGGGCACACCAACGAAGCCGTTTCCGCCGCCCTCCACGCCCAGGTCGACCGCTTCCTGCACACGGACTTCACGATGGTGCCGTACGAGTCGTACATCGAGCTGGCGGAGCGGCTGCTCGATCGCACCCCGATCGCCGGGCCGAAGAAGGCCGCGTTCTTCAACTCCGGGGCCGAGGCGGTCGAGAACGCGGTCAAGTTCGCGAAGCTCGCGACCGGCCGGTCGGCCGTGATCTGCTTCGACCGCGCGTTCCACGGCCGCACGCAGATGGCCATGTCGCTGACCTCCAAGCAGCACCCCTACAAGGCCGGCCTCGGGCCCTTCGTGCCCGAGGTCTACCGCGCCCCCTATCCCTACCCCTACCGTGACGACGTGGCCGACCCGGCCGAGCACGCGCTCGACGCGCTGCGCGACATGTTCGTCACCCACGTCGCCGCCGAGAACGTCGCTGCGATCATCTTCGAGCCGGTCCAGGGCGAGGGCGGGTTCGTCGTGCCGCCTGCCGAGTGGGTGCAGGGGCTGCGGCAGATCGCCGACGAGCACGGCATCGTGCTGATCGCCGACGAGGTGCAGTCGGGTATGGGCCGCACCGGCCGGATGTTCGCAATCGAGCACTTCGGCGTGGAGCCCGACCTGATCACGATCGCGAAGTCGATGGCGGCCGGCGTCCCGATCTCGGGCGTGCTGGGCAAGGCCGCGGTGATCGACGCCGCCGGCGACTCGACCATCGGCGGCACCTATGTCGGCTCGCCGCTGGGGTGCGTCGCGGGCATCGCCGTGCTCGACGAGATCGAGCAGCGTGACCTGCTCGGCCGCGGCCGGGCGATCGGCGAGCGCATGCGCGCGCGCTTCGAGGCCGTGCAGGCGCGGCATCCGCGCCTGGGCGACGTCCGGGGGCTGGGGCCGATGCTCGCCGTGGAGTTCGTCCGCGACCCGGCCACGAGGACGCCCACCCCGGAGGTGGCCACGGCCGTCGCCGAGGCCGCGATGCACCGCGGCCTGTTGATCCTGAAGGCCGGCATCTACGGCAACTGCCTGCGCGTGCTGGTCAGCCTGGTCGCGACCGACGCGCAGATCGACGAGTCGCTCGACGTCTTCGATGAGGCGGTCGATTCGGTGCTTGCCGAGACGCCGGCCATGCGGGCGACCGGGCGCTGA